One segment of Bacteroides caecimuris DNA contains the following:
- a CDS encoding ParA family protein — MDKQTLNVAFATQKGGSGKTAITVLVASYLHYNCGCPLAVIDCDFPQHSLYEMRERDSRAVLENEYLKRMAYEQMRELGRAAYPVQKCRVERAPDMAAELAGSGNYDLLFFDLPGTVNSSGILRTIAQMDYIFAPVSADQTVLESTLAFLDVLQRMMLGKETSRLKGLYLFWNLVDKREKSELYGRYEKVIAGMGLPMLTTQIPDTKRFRKELDAENRTVFRSTLFAPDKRMVAGSGIPELAHEIISILKLSGYEETANR, encoded by the coding sequence ATGGATAAACAGACTTTGAACGTGGCTTTCGCCACACAAAAGGGCGGTAGCGGGAAAACGGCTATCACGGTGCTGGTGGCGAGTTACCTGCACTACAACTGCGGGTGTCCGCTGGCGGTGATCGACTGCGACTTTCCGCAACACAGCCTGTATGAGATGCGGGAACGGGACAGCCGGGCGGTACTGGAAAACGAGTACCTGAAACGGATGGCATACGAGCAGATGCGTGAGCTGGGACGTGCCGCCTATCCGGTACAGAAGTGCCGGGTGGAACGTGCGCCGGACATGGCGGCGGAACTGGCGGGCAGTGGAAACTATGACCTGCTGTTCTTCGACCTGCCCGGTACGGTGAACTCGTCGGGCATATTGCGCACCATTGCGCAAATGGATTACATCTTCGCTCCGGTGAGTGCCGACCAAACGGTACTGGAAAGCACGCTCGCTTTCTTGGACGTGTTGCAGCGGATGATGTTAGGAAAGGAAACAAGCCGACTGAAAGGGCTTTACCTCTTCTGGAATCTGGTCGATAAACGGGAAAAGAGCGAACTGTACGGACGGTATGAAAAAGTAATCGCCGGAATGGGGCTGCCGATGCTCACTACCCAGATACCGGACACGAAACGCTTCCGCAAGGAACTGGATGCGGAAAACCGGACGGTGTTCCGCTCCACGCTGTTCGCTCCCGACAAGCGGATGGTTGCGGGCAGCGGAATCCCCGAACTGGCACATGAAATAATATCCATCCTCAAACTATCAGGCTATGAAGAAACAGCAAACAGATAA
- a CDS encoding DUF3408 domain-containing protein, with translation MKKQQTDKPIDEELLMRMMAGETEKPQGNGDAPETEEEAEEPEQETEKGETAVPMENRVAGKVADGKVPDGKTADGKRRKVKQAADYDTTFLKGMDIPARYGKPVYVRREYHERIAKISMMLTGGKVSLSAYIDNVLAQHFEQYREEIEAAYAGKMEKLF, from the coding sequence ATGAAGAAACAGCAAACAGATAAGCCCATCGACGAAGAACTGCTTATGCGGATGATGGCGGGGGAAACGGAAAAGCCGCAAGGCAACGGTGATGCGCCGGAAACAGAAGAAGAGGCGGAAGAACCGGAACAGGAAACAGAAAAAGGGGAAACTGCCGTGCCAATGGAAAACAGGGTTGCCGGGAAGGTGGCTGACGGGAAAGTGCCGGATGGAAAAACGGCTGACGGCAAGCGGCGCAAGGTGAAGCAGGCGGCGGACTATGACACGACCTTCCTCAAAGGGATGGATATACCCGCCCGTTACGGAAAGCCCGTGTATGTGCGGCGTGAATACCACGAACGGATCGCCAAAATCTCCATGATGCTGACAGGCGGCAAGGTGTCGCTATCCGCCTACATAGACAACGTGCTGGCGCAACACTTCGAGCAGTACCGGGAAGAAATCGAAGCGGCATACGCCGGAAAGATGGAAAAACTCTTCTAA
- a CDS encoding DUF4134 domain-containing protein yields the protein MTKKRFFLMAACVMAAAGAMAQGNGQAGITEATQMVTSYFDPGTKLIYAIGAVVGLIGGVKVYGKFSSGDPDTSKTAASWFGACIFLIVAATILRSFFL from the coding sequence ATGACAAAAAAGAGATTCTTTTTAATGGCAGCCTGTGTAATGGCTGCCGCTGGTGCGATGGCACAAGGTAACGGACAAGCGGGTATCACGGAAGCCACGCAGATGGTGACTTCGTATTTCGATCCCGGCACGAAATTGATTTATGCCATCGGTGCGGTGGTGGGATTGATTGGTGGGGTAAAGGTGTACGGGAAGTTCAGCAGCGGTGATCCCGATACGTCGAAGACGGCGGCGAGCTGGTTCGGAGCCTGTATTTTCCTGATTGTCGCCGCTACTATCCTGCGCTCTTTCTTCCTGTAA
- a CDS encoding DUF4133 domain-containing protein has translation MNFEINKGIGRNVEFKGLESQYLFVFAAGLLAVFVVFVILYMTGVNQWVCIGFGVTAATLLVWLTFRLNAKYGTHGLMKAAARKRHPRYVLNRLKIPRLFTKNKKE, from the coding sequence ATGAACTTTGAAATTAACAAGGGGATTGGCAGGAACGTGGAGTTCAAGGGCTTGGAAAGCCAGTATCTTTTCGTGTTCGCCGCCGGGTTGCTTGCCGTGTTCGTGGTGTTCGTTATCCTGTACATGACGGGCGTGAACCAGTGGGTATGTATCGGCTTCGGTGTGACTGCGGCTACGCTGCTGGTATGGCTGACGTTCCGGCTCAATGCCAAATACGGCACGCACGGGCTGATGAAAGCTGCCGCCCGCAAACGGCATCCGAGGTATGTATTGAACCGCCTGAAAATTCCCCGATTATTTACCAAAAACAAGAAAGAATGA